The proteins below are encoded in one region of Methanofollis aquaemaris:
- a CDS encoding lectin like domain-containing protein gives MNSNILKGLAGALLCVCLLLWVAAPAASALEVTEAPLNPEFVKYLEEKEAPADRMMTAAAAPIEEGEHTDKICGEIPSPVTVAWPEGSEVQTTSAFRPAPSESRCDLRDEGRVGSVKDQGECGSCWSFAALGSLESTLLPEEVRDFSENNLKNTHGLDYAHDKGGNAYMATAYFSRWSGPVNESDDPYSEVSGVSPTGLTVQKHVQDVDFLPVRKDRSNVTLIKQAVKEYGGVYSSMYWSNGFYDEGHASYYDPWLVGGGHAVLIVGWDDTYSKDNFTFTPPGDGAFIVRNSWNADWGDDGYFYQSYYDADRGCKAIFTAEDTNNYRDVYFHDPLGWTSAIGIGSETAYAANVFTATSGNSLGAVGFFTPAPNAAYEVSVYLDPTDSPLSADGPATTISGTQVLPGYHTHPLTTPVPLKPGQTFSVVVKLTTPNYYQPLAVEKPIAGFSSGAKASAGESYVSADGVEWEDLTTTMPNTNVCLKAYTVYEEPKLSFNTAHSSLNAGDETEVAITMSRAPWGLAGYEIDVSVADPEVATITGASYPAWATLNLSRETDGGLMMRAVDLEDAVHAGDEDVVLGTVRVKGLIGGSSDLKIAVRQIDGDGGDLVTTTANTSSVAITPAGENEQAEKVRLDLPGCNFSGANVSVTASADARVSEDRKSIIISGDSFDLTIRTIGRVTEEGGTIKGTVENFVIQTRALTVRSEDAGEVRGSAMADLSSVPEGAAVTTALRTEARAGTMEIFERAAAENGLTIDALAASLEIRTTNLNDGEEITGATVLMSVPTAWVEAHGGAENITIIRSGDDGTATILRTHVQGTEDGMTTFAATSPDGFCEFGLVAVSAAPIEPTPVPTTEPVHVSSPSSGGNSQSDTAVGTTGALHAGENITLKMRNTPITAVTLRANEDIDSLMLSVKKTSRPSAADAPEGAVYAYVEATLYHTTEDHLSSETITFAVPTAWMEAHSCTASDIGLFKHVDGAWKPLKTVVTGENSGMAHFDAESDGFSTFAIAATAGTPETLTPTVTSTSAESGVVTPAETGAVPAATTQKSPLPLWAAALAIGAAVLLARKH, from the coding sequence GACAAGATCTGCGGCGAGATCCCCTCGCCGGTGACCGTCGCCTGGCCCGAGGGCAGCGAGGTGCAGACCACCTCGGCCTTCAGGCCCGCACCCTCGGAGAGCCGTTGTGACCTCCGCGACGAAGGGCGGGTCGGGTCGGTGAAGGACCAGGGAGAGTGCGGGAGTTGCTGGTCGTTTGCGGCCCTCGGTTCCCTGGAGTCCACGCTCCTCCCCGAAGAGGTCCGGGACTTCTCCGAGAACAACCTGAAAAACACCCATGGCCTGGACTATGCCCACGACAAAGGCGGGAACGCCTACATGGCCACCGCCTACTTCTCCCGCTGGTCTGGCCCGGTGAACGAGTCCGACGATCCCTACAGCGAGGTCTCGGGCGTCTCCCCCACAGGGCTCACCGTGCAGAAGCACGTCCAGGACGTGGACTTCCTCCCGGTGCGGAAAGACCGCTCCAACGTCACCCTGATCAAGCAAGCGGTCAAGGAGTACGGCGGGGTCTACTCCTCGATGTACTGGTCGAACGGGTTCTACGACGAGGGGCATGCCAGTTACTATGACCCCTGGCTCGTCGGCGGCGGCCATGCCGTCCTGATCGTCGGCTGGGACGACACCTACAGCAAAGACAACTTCACCTTCACCCCGCCTGGCGACGGTGCGTTCATCGTGAGGAACTCCTGGAACGCCGACTGGGGCGACGACGGCTACTTCTACCAGTCATACTACGACGCCGACCGCGGCTGCAAGGCGATCTTCACAGCAGAAGATACCAACAACTACCGCGACGTCTATTTCCACGACCCCCTGGGTTGGACCTCGGCGATCGGGATTGGGAGCGAGACGGCGTACGCCGCCAACGTCTTCACCGCCACCTCTGGCAACAGCCTGGGCGCGGTCGGGTTCTTCACCCCGGCCCCGAACGCCGCCTACGAGGTCTCGGTCTATCTCGACCCGACCGACAGCCCTCTCTCCGCAGACGGTCCGGCGACGACCATCTCAGGCACCCAGGTGTTGCCTGGCTACCACACGCACCCGCTCACGACGCCGGTGCCTCTGAAACCCGGCCAGACGTTCTCGGTGGTCGTGAAACTCACGACGCCGAACTATTACCAGCCTCTTGCAGTCGAGAAACCGATCGCAGGCTTCTCCTCCGGCGCAAAGGCGTCGGCAGGCGAGAGTTATGTCAGCGCCGACGGCGTCGAGTGGGAAGACCTCACCACCACCATGCCCAACACCAATGTCTGCCTGAAGGCCTACACGGTCTACGAGGAGCCGAAACTTTCGTTCAATACCGCCCATTCATCTCTGAACGCAGGTGACGAGACCGAGGTCGCCATCACGATGAGCCGCGCTCCCTGGGGGCTTGCCGGCTACGAGATCGACGTCTCGGTCGCCGACCCTGAGGTCGCCACCATCACCGGCGCCTCCTACCCCGCCTGGGCGACGCTCAACCTCTCGCGCGAGACCGACGGCGGTCTCATGATGCGGGCGGTCGACCTTGAGGACGCCGTCCATGCAGGCGACGAGGACGTCGTGCTCGGCACGGTCAGGGTGAAAGGCCTCATCGGCGGGTCTTCAGACCTGAAGATCGCCGTGCGGCAGATCGACGGCGACGGCGGCGATCTGGTCACCACCACGGCAAACACGAGCAGCGTCGCGATCACGCCGGCCGGAGAAAATGAACAGGCCGAGAAAGTCAGACTGGACCTGCCGGGATGCAACTTCTCAGGTGCGAATGTCTCGGTGACGGCCTCGGCAGACGCCCGGGTTTCTGAGGACAGAAAGAGCATCATCATCTCCGGGGATTCCTTCGACCTGACCATCAGGACCATCGGAAGGGTGACCGAGGAGGGCGGCACCATCAAAGGCACCGTCGAGAACTTCGTCATCCAGACCAGGGCACTCACGGTCCGATCCGAGGATGCCGGCGAAGTCCGCGGCTCGGCCATGGCAGACCTCTCCAGCGTGCCTGAGGGTGCCGCCGTCACCACGGCCCTGAGAACCGAAGCAAGGGCCGGGACGATGGAGATCTTCGAGCGTGCGGCCGCAGAAAACGGACTGACAATCGACGCCCTCGCCGCGTCCCTTGAGATCCGGACCACCAATCTCAACGACGGCGAGGAGATCACCGGCGCCACCGTGCTGATGAGCGTCCCGACCGCCTGGGTGGAGGCGCACGGCGGTGCAGAAAACATCACGATCATCCGCAGTGGCGACGACGGGACGGCAACAATCCTCCGGACCCACGTTCAGGGGACCGAAGACGGCATGACCACCTTTGCCGCCACGTCACCTGACGGATTCTGTGAGTTCGGGCTCGTTGCCGTCTCGGCGGCACCGATCGAACCGACACCGGTACCGACCACTGAACCTGTCCATGTCTCCTCGCCCAGCAGCGGCGGCAACAGTCAGTCGGACACCGCAGTCGGTACGACGGGCGCCCTCCATGCAGGGGAGAACATCACCCTGAAGATGCGCAACACCCCGATCACGGCGGTAACGCTGAGGGCGAACGAAGACATTGACAGCCTCATGCTCTCGGTGAAGAAGACTTCACGCCCGTCGGCAGCCGATGCCCCTGAGGGCGCGGTCTATGCTTACGTTGAGGCGACCCTGTACCACACCACCGAAGACCACCTCTCCAGCGAGACCATCACCTTCGCCGTGCCCACGGCATGGATGGAGGCGCATTCCTGCACTGCCAGCGACATCGGCCTCTTCAAGCATGTCGACGGCGCATGGAAGCCTCTCAAGACGGTGGTCACCGGTGAAAACAGCGGCATGGCACACTTTGATGCGGAGAGCGACGGCTTCTCCACCTTCGCCATCGCCGCAACCGCGGGGACGCCTGAGACCCTGACACCGACCGTGACCTCGACCAGCGCCGAATCAGGTGTGGTGACCCCGGCAGAGACCGGAGCGGTCCCGGCGGCGACGACACAGAAGTCGCCTCTGCCCCTCTGGGCCGCGGCCCTCGCGATCGGCGCCGCCGTCCTCCTGGCAAGGAAACACTAA
- a CDS encoding glycosyltransferase: protein MRSLDDYHGIVSDRQIYEIYQKARGLTGKHVLCINSTYQGGGVAELLSSVVPLMNDLGVDMGWRILHGNPDFFTITKKFHNALQGAEVNLTEMKKSLYVRASQDFKVYTHIDHDCVIIHDPQPLPLVRCCRKQQPWIWRCHIDLSDPNKELWDYLKQYLLRYDLMLVSNTRYLKEDLPVEQQVVHPALDPLSPKNIEIPEDLAERYLEKFGIPTDKPLITQISRFDTWKDPEGVLEVYQEVEKEVDCRLVLCGSMAADDPEGQEIFERVERKASQLSNNGDVIVINSENNILVNALQRASDVVVQKSLREGFGLTVTEALWKGRPVVASSVGGIGLQITDGENGFLVDPQDINGCAERVVQILQDDGLARRLGKNARRTVKEKFLITRLLRDWLDVLNDVIL from the coding sequence ATGCGAAGCCTGGATGACTACCATGGGATCGTGAGCGACCGGCAGATCTATGAGATCTACCAGAAGGCCAGGGGCCTGACCGGCAAACATGTCCTCTGCATCAACTCGACCTACCAGGGGGGAGGGGTGGCCGAACTTCTCTCCTCGGTGGTCCCGCTCATGAACGACCTCGGCGTCGACATGGGCTGGAGGATTCTTCATGGCAATCCGGACTTTTTCACTATCACTAAGAAGTTCCACAATGCCCTCCAGGGCGCCGAGGTGAACCTCACCGAGATGAAGAAGAGCCTGTATGTCAGGGCGAGTCAGGACTTCAAGGTCTACACCCACATCGATCACGACTGTGTCATCATCCACGACCCCCAACCTCTTCCCCTTGTCAGGTGCTGCCGAAAACAGCAGCCCTGGATCTGGCGCTGCCATATCGACCTCAGCGACCCGAACAAAGAACTCTGGGATTATCTCAAGCAGTATCTGCTGAGATATGATCTGATGCTCGTCTCCAATACAAGATATCTCAAGGAGGATCTGCCGGTGGAGCAGCAGGTGGTCCACCCGGCCCTCGACCCGCTCTCCCCCAAAAACATCGAGATCCCCGAAGACCTGGCCGAGCGGTACCTCGAGAAGTTCGGCATCCCGACCGACAAACCCCTGATCACCCAGATCTCGCGTTTTGATACCTGGAAAGACCCGGAGGGTGTCCTCGAAGTCTACCAGGAGGTCGAGAAGGAGGTGGACTGCCGGCTTGTCCTTTGCGGGAGCATGGCGGCAGACGATCCCGAAGGGCAGGAGATCTTCGAGCGGGTGGAGCGCAAGGCGTCGCAACTCAGTAATAACGGTGATGTCATCGTCATCAACAGCGAGAATAACATCCTGGTCAACGCCCTCCAGCGGGCCTCGGACGTGGTGGTGCAGAAGTCGCTGCGCGAGGGGTTCGGGCTCACGGTCACCGAGGCGCTCTGGAAGGGACGGCCGGTCGTCGCCTCGTCGGTGGGGGGCATCGGTCTCCAGATCACCGATGGCGAGAATGGATTCCTGGTCGACCCGCAGGACATCAATGGGTGTGCCGAGCGGGTGGTCCAGATCCTCCAGGACGACGGCCTGGCCCGGCGCCTCGGGAAGAACGCGAGGAGGACGGTGAAGGAGAAGTTCTTGATCACGAGGCTGCTCAGGGACTGGCTCGACGTGTTGAATGATGTGATCTTGTGA
- a CDS encoding bifunctional alpha,alpha-trehalose-phosphate synthase (UDP-forming)/trehalose-phosphatase, translating into MDTGTEGRRTLIISNRLPYSVRQDGENLSVEPSVGGLATGLASYYQDHNCVWVGWPGADSGTLGEKGMEEVAAMLEERACIPVFLDADEIGAYYDGFCNSTIWPLFHYFHTSSTWENVSWEAYQQVNRAFCEAVVREYRPGDIIWVHDYHLLLLPALLRRELPRATIGFFNHIPFPSYEIFRILPWRREILEGLLGADLIGFHTYDYVRHFTDSVRRILGYQHTSGEILTGNRLVKVDTFPMGIDYTRYSGAVDDPGVREEAARLREKYGGRRVILSFDRLDYTKGIPQRLRAFDLFLQRYPEYRDGVVLIVVAVPSRTAVREYRTLKRQVDRLVGEITGKHGTIDWAPVRYLYDVLPFETLVALYQIADVAFVTSLRDGMNLMAKEFVATKHDGLGVLVLSEMAGAAAELGEAIIVNPFNTEEMVGALKDALTMPENEQVRRNRWMQERLRRYHILHWARDFMQRLKATKTRQRELEASLLSTEQRERLVRKYQAAGRRLLLLDYDGTLAPFASRPEHAVPDSALLSLLGTLAAEEGTEVVMISGRDRRTLTEWFGGLDVGLIAERGVWACRPGSEWQMTGPLQQEWKEEIRPVLEIYVDRTPGSFIEEKDFSLVWHYRMADPDLASARVKELRSMLFDLTAHRDLDILKGSRVLEVKSAGYNKGRAAARWLDEGPWDFVLGVGDDWTDEYLFEALPEGACSVKVGMGLSKARVHVRSLREVRALLEDCLRPDGGQEI; encoded by the coding sequence ATCGATACCGGCACAGAAGGGCGGCGGACGCTCATCATCTCGAACAGGCTTCCGTACAGTGTCCGGCAGGACGGCGAGAATCTCAGCGTGGAGCCGAGCGTTGGCGGACTTGCAACAGGACTCGCATCTTATTACCAGGACCACAACTGTGTCTGGGTCGGATGGCCGGGCGCCGACTCGGGGACACTCGGCGAGAAAGGTATGGAAGAGGTCGCCGCCATGCTGGAGGAACGCGCCTGCATCCCGGTCTTCCTCGACGCCGACGAAATAGGTGCCTACTATGACGGCTTCTGCAACTCCACCATCTGGCCGCTCTTCCACTATTTCCATACCAGCAGCACCTGGGAGAATGTCTCATGGGAGGCCTATCAACAGGTGAACCGGGCCTTCTGCGAGGCGGTCGTCAGGGAGTATCGGCCGGGCGACATAATCTGGGTGCATGACTACCATCTCCTTCTCCTCCCTGCCCTGCTCCGCAGAGAACTCCCGAGGGCCACCATCGGGTTCTTCAACCATATCCCCTTCCCATCCTACGAGATCTTCAGGATCCTCCCCTGGCGCCGGGAGATCCTCGAAGGCCTCCTCGGTGCTGATCTCATCGGGTTCCACACCTACGACTATGTCCGCCATTTCACCGACAGCGTCCGGCGGATCCTTGGGTACCAGCACACCTCAGGTGAGATCCTGACCGGAAACCGCCTGGTGAAGGTGGACACCTTCCCGATGGGCATCGACTATACCCGGTACTCCGGGGCGGTCGATGATCCGGGCGTGAGGGAGGAGGCGGCACGGCTGCGAGAGAAGTACGGCGGCAGACGGGTCATCCTCTCCTTCGATCGCCTCGACTACACCAAGGGGATCCCGCAGCGGTTGCGCGCCTTCGACCTCTTTCTCCAGCGTTACCCCGAGTACAGGGACGGGGTGGTCCTCATCGTCGTCGCCGTCCCGTCCCGGACGGCGGTGCGGGAGTACCGTACCCTCAAACGGCAGGTGGACCGGCTGGTCGGTGAGATCACCGGGAAGCACGGCACCATCGACTGGGCACCGGTCAGGTACCTCTACGACGTCCTCCCTTTCGAGACTCTCGTCGCCCTCTACCAGATCGCGGACGTCGCCTTTGTCACCTCACTGCGGGACGGGATGAACCTGATGGCCAAGGAGTTCGTGGCCACCAAACACGACGGCCTTGGTGTCCTGGTCCTGAGCGAGATGGCCGGCGCCGCCGCCGAACTCGGCGAGGCGATCATCGTCAACCCCTTCAACACCGAGGAGATGGTCGGCGCCCTCAAGGATGCCCTCACCATGCCCGAGAACGAGCAGGTGCGGCGGAACCGGTGGATGCAGGAACGGCTCCGGCGCTACCATATCCTCCACTGGGCCAGGGACTTCATGCAGCGTCTGAAGGCAACGAAAACGAGACAGAGAGAACTTGAGGCCTCACTCCTCTCGACTGAGCAGCGTGAAAGGTTGGTCCGGAAGTACCAGGCAGCCGGGCGGCGTCTCCTTCTCCTCGACTATGACGGTACTCTCGCTCCGTTTGCTTCCAGGCCGGAACATGCGGTCCCTGACTCCGCTCTTCTTTCCCTGCTGGGGACCCTGGCCGCCGAGGAGGGGACCGAGGTGGTGATGATCAGCGGCAGGGACCGCCGGACCCTTACTGAGTGGTTCGGCGGCCTGGACGTCGGACTCATCGCCGAGCGCGGGGTCTGGGCATGCCGGCCTGGCAGCGAGTGGCAGATGACCGGCCCCCTCCAGCAGGAGTGGAAGGAGGAGATCAGACCGGTCCTTGAAATCTACGTCGACCGGACTCCCGGTTCCTTCATCGAGGAGAAAGACTTCTCCCTGGTCTGGCACTATCGGATGGCCGATCCCGACCTGGCCTCTGCCAGGGTGAAGGAACTCAGGAGCATGCTCTTTGACCTGACCGCCCATCGCGACCTGGACATCCTGAAAGGGAGTCGGGTGCTCGAAGTGAAGAGTGCCGGCTACAACAAGGGGCGGGCGGCGGCCAGGTGGCTGGATGAAGGTCCATGGGATTTTGTCCTTGGTGTGGGAGACGATTGGACCGACGAATATCTCTTCGAGGCCCTTCCTGAGGGGGCGTGCTCGGTCAAGGTCGGGATGGGCCTCTCCAAGGCCAGGGTCCATGTGAGGTCGCTCAGGGAAGTGCGAGCCCTCCTCGAAGACTGCCTCCGGCCTGACGGCGGGCAAGAGATATAA
- a CDS encoding Glu/Leu/Phe/Val family dehydrogenase gives MTNENPFENVKKQICSCTEFLGISPNVEEFLKTPMREIHVALPVRMDDGTVRVFQGFRVQYNSALGPTKGGIRFHPHETIDTIRSLAALMTWKCALLDLPLGGGKGGIICNPKELSEGELERLSRAYIRAIYKDIGPECDVPAPDVYTTPQIMIWMMDEYSTLVGHNACGVITGKPILLGGSAGRGDATARGGWYVLKEAAKDHGIDLTQAKIAIQGFGNAGSHAATLGEELGCTIVAVSDSHGAIYNEEGLDLKKLAAHKAKTGSVRDFEGAENLTNDDLLALKVDILIPAALENAINETNADKVQATIVGELANGPISPEGDAILFKKGITVIPDFLCNSGGVTVSYFEMVQNFSLDRWEENDVQARLGKKMTRAYHEVAEIAQEHSISMRQAAYTLAMKRVVDAMKLRGWV, from the coding sequence ATGACCAATGAGAACCCCTTTGAAAATGTCAAGAAGCAGATCTGCTCGTGTACCGAATTCCTTGGGATCTCCCCGAATGTCGAGGAGTTCCTCAAAACTCCGATGCGTGAGATCCACGTAGCCCTCCCGGTACGGATGGACGACGGCACAGTCCGTGTCTTCCAGGGCTTCCGTGTCCAATACAACAGTGCCCTTGGCCCCACGAAGGGCGGGATCAGGTTCCACCCCCACGAGACCATCGACACCATCCGATCTCTTGCAGCACTGATGACCTGGAAGTGCGCTCTCCTCGACCTTCCCCTCGGCGGCGGCAAGGGCGGTATCATCTGCAACCCCAAGGAACTCTCCGAGGGCGAACTCGAACGGCTGAGCCGCGCCTACATCCGGGCGATCTACAAGGACATCGGCCCTGAGTGCGACGTCCCGGCCCCTGACGTCTACACCACCCCCCAGATCATGATCTGGATGATGGACGAGTACTCGACCCTTGTCGGCCACAATGCCTGTGGTGTCATCACCGGCAAGCCGATCCTCCTCGGCGGCTCGGCAGGCAGGGGCGACGCCACCGCCCGCGGCGGCTGGTATGTCCTCAAAGAGGCGGCAAAGGACCACGGGATCGACCTCACCCAGGCGAAGATCGCGATTCAGGGCTTCGGGAATGCCGGCTCTCACGCCGCCACCCTGGGCGAAGAACTCGGATGCACCATCGTCGCGGTCAGCGACAGCCACGGTGCGATCTACAACGAAGAAGGCCTCGACCTCAAGAAACTCGCCGCCCACAAGGCAAAGACCGGCTCAGTCAGGGACTTCGAGGGTGCGGAGAATCTCACCAACGACGATCTCCTTGCCCTGAAGGTCGACATCCTCATCCCCGCGGCTCTTGAGAACGCCATCAACGAGACGAACGCAGACAAAGTCCAGGCGACCATCGTCGGTGAACTTGCAAACGGCCCTATCTCCCCGGAGGGCGACGCGATCCTCTTCAAGAAGGGCATCACCGTTATCCCTGACTTCCTCTGCAACTCAGGCGGTGTGACGGTCTCATACTTCGAGATGGTCCAGAACTTCTCCCTCGACCGCTGGGAGGAGAACGATGTCCAGGCCCGTCTCGGCAAGAAGATGACCCGCGCCTACCACGAGGTCGCCGAGATCGCACAGGAGCACAGCATCTCCATGCGCCAGGCCGCCTACACCTTGGCCATGAAGCGCGTCGTCGACGCGATGAAGCTGCGCGGCTGGGTCTGA
- a CDS encoding Mrp/NBP35 family ATP-binding protein has translation MAENQSQQGSECDGNCGTCPSAKKDENGQATCGLPPKVDLNVKHVVLVLSGKGGVGKTTVSVNLAFALANHGKNVGLLDLDIHGPNVPKMVGVEDEKLMVAGNKIEPVHVTGNLSVVSMEFLLPNGETPVIWRGPMKMTAIKQFLEEVNWGDLDYLVVDLPPGTGDEALSIIQLAPRIEGAVIVTTPQAVSTLDSSKAVRFVEKLDLKVLGIVENMSGLICPDCGKEIDIFGKGGGKIAAEELGVPFLGAIPIDPAMREAGDEGRPFINRHNDSSSWKAIDAVMENLVKVVEE, from the coding sequence ATGGCAGAGAATCAGTCTCAACAGGGATCAGAGTGCGACGGCAACTGCGGCACCTGCCCGAGCGCTAAGAAGGACGAGAACGGGCAGGCCACCTGTGGCCTCCCGCCGAAGGTAGATCTGAACGTGAAACATGTGGTCCTTGTCCTCTCTGGCAAGGGCGGTGTGGGCAAGACCACGGTCTCGGTCAACCTCGCCTTCGCGCTTGCAAACCACGGTAAGAATGTCGGTCTCCTCGACCTGGATATCCACGGCCCGAATGTCCCCAAGATGGTCGGTGTTGAGGACGAGAAACTGATGGTGGCAGGCAACAAGATCGAGCCGGTGCATGTGACCGGCAACCTCTCGGTGGTCTCGATGGAGTTCCTCCTCCCCAATGGCGAGACCCCGGTGATCTGGCGCGGTCCGATGAAGATGACGGCGATCAAGCAGTTCCTGGAGGAAGTCAACTGGGGCGACCTCGACTACCTGGTTGTCGACCTCCCGCCCGGAACCGGCGACGAGGCGCTCTCGATCATCCAGCTCGCCCCGCGGATCGAGGGTGCGGTCATCGTCACCACCCCGCAGGCGGTCTCGACGCTCGACTCAAGCAAGGCGGTGCGCTTTGTCGAGAAACTCGACCTCAAGGTGCTCGGGATCGTCGAGAACATGAGCGGTCTCATCTGCCCTGACTGCGGCAAGGAGATCGACATCTTCGGCAAGGGCGGCGGCAAGATCGCGGCCGAGGAACTCGGTGTCCCATTCCTCGGGGCCATCCCCATCGACCCTGCGATGCGCGAGGCCGGCGACGAGGGCAGGCCGTTCATCAACCGGCACAACGATTCTTCGTCCTGGAAGGCGATCGACGCCGTGATGGAGAACCTCGTCAAAGTCGTCGAGGAATAA
- a CDS encoding aldehyde ferredoxin oxidoreductase family protein encodes MKGYADRLLAVDLTAGRCRARPYPDEWKHDYLGGRGLGVRLLTEMIDASTEPLSPENPLVIATGPLTGSGVPLGSRFDIVTRSPLTRTLTSANSGGFFGKELKRAGFDGIIVTGRAERPVYLWVNDGAAEIRDASGIWGKRVSETVREIEAETPGPSTEVLCIGPAGERLSPISSIMNETFRSSGRGGVGAVMGSKNLKAVAARGEQKTEVADPEGLKGLKAAVRAKLRENPVTGIGLPTYGTAVLVNIINEHNILPTRNFQRGYDPEAGAVSGEELAEQYLKSKKCCYSCMVCCGRLTEIDGVEGDGPEYETLWAFGSNIGCHDLGMAIRANNLCNDLGLDTISVGGTIAAAMEMNERGYLDTGIRFGECEKVLDLVEAIGERQGIGDALAKGSAAFTRRHGHPELSMGVKGQELPAYDPRGLQGHGLAYATSVRGGDHVYAYLISPEVLGLPEALDPFTDEGKADWTKAFQDLTAVIDSIGICLFTSFALDADDYAALVRGVTGMEMSAADLMVIGERIWNLQQLFNLRAGFTRADDTLPGRLLAEPLTDGAPAGRVWRREPLLSEYYRARGWDRHGVPDPEKLKELGIAWAAPLPVT; translated from the coding sequence ATGAAAGGTTATGCCGACCGTCTCCTTGCGGTTGACCTCACCGCGGGGAGGTGCAGAGCACGCCCCTATCCGGACGAGTGGAAGCATGACTATCTCGGTGGCCGGGGCCTCGGGGTGAGGCTCCTCACCGAGATGATCGACGCATCGACCGAACCGCTCAGCCCTGAAAATCCGCTGGTCATCGCCACCGGCCCACTGACCGGCAGCGGTGTCCCGTTGGGATCGCGTTTCGACATCGTCACCAGGTCGCCCCTGACCCGGACGCTTACCAGTGCGAATTCAGGGGGGTTCTTCGGGAAAGAACTGAAACGAGCAGGGTTTGACGGCATCATCGTCACCGGCCGGGCCGAGCGGCCGGTCTATCTCTGGGTCAACGACGGAGCGGCCGAGATCAGGGACGCCTCCGGCATCTGGGGGAAACGGGTGAGCGAGACGGTGCGGGAGATCGAGGCCGAGACCCCGGGGCCTTCGACCGAGGTGCTCTGCATCGGCCCGGCCGGCGAACGCCTCAGCCCGATCTCCTCGATCATGAACGAGACCTTCAGGTCGTCGGGGCGGGGCGGCGTCGGAGCGGTGATGGGGAGCAAGAACCTCAAGGCAGTCGCCGCACGGGGCGAGCAGAAGACGGAGGTCGCCGACCCCGAGGGGCTGAAGGGATTGAAGGCCGCGGTCAGGGCAAAACTCAGGGAGAACCCGGTGACCGGCATCGGCCTCCCGACCTACGGGACGGCGGTCCTGGTCAACATCATCAACGAGCACAACATCCTCCCGACCAGAAACTTCCAGCGCGGCTACGATCCGGAGGCCGGGGCGGTCTCAGGGGAGGAACTCGCGGAGCAGTATCTCAAGAGCAAGAAGTGCTGCTACTCGTGCATGGTCTGCTGCGGGAGACTCACCGAGATCGACGGCGTCGAAGGGGACGGCCCCGAGTACGAGACTCTCTGGGCTTTCGGGTCGAACATCGGGTGCCACGACCTCGGGATGGCGATCCGGGCGAACAACCTCTGCAACGATCTCGGCCTGGACACCATCTCGGTCGGCGGGACGATCGCCGCGGCGATGGAGATGAACGAGCGGGGATACCTCGACACCGGGATCAGGTTCGGGGAATGCGAGAAGGTTCTCGATCTGGTCGAGGCGATCGGCGAGCGGCAGGGGATCGGCGACGCACTCGCCAAGGGGAGCGCCGCCTTCACCCGGCGACACGGCCATCCCGAACTCTCGATGGGCGTGAAAGGGCAGGAACTCCCTGCCTACGACCCCCGCGGGCTTCAGGGGCACGGCCTGGCCTACGCCACCTCGGTGAGAGGAGGCGACCATGTCTATGCCTACCTCATCTCGCCGGAGGTGCTCGGTCTCCCCGAGGCACTCGACCCCTTCACCGACGAGGGGAAGGCCGATTGGACGAAGGCCTTCCAGGACCTCACCGCCGTCATCGACTCGATCGGGATCTGCCTCTTCACCTCCTTCGCCCTCGACGCCGACGACTATGCGGCGTTGGTCAGGGGAGTGACCGGCATGGAGATGAGCGCCGCCGACCTGATGGTGATCGGCGAGCGGATCTGGAACCTCCAGCAGCTCTTCAATCTCAGGGCCGGGTTCACACGTGCGGACGATACCCTGCCTGGCAGGCTGCTTGCCGAGCCGCTCACCGACGGCGCACCAGCCGGGAGGGTCTGGAGACGCGAGCCCTTGCTCTCAGAATATTACCGGGCCCGCGGCTGGGACCGGCACGGGGTTCCGGACCCGGAGAAACTGAAGGAACTCGGGATCGCCTGGGCGGCACCGCTTCCCGTGACATGA
- the tsaA gene encoding tRNA (N6-threonylcarbamoyladenosine(37)-N6)-methyltransferase TrmO: MMELVAIGTIRSPYTTPDDAPRQGWLNDVESEIEVYPAYAEGLEDLEGCDRLVVLYWLDRADRSLLRATPPGQTRSRGVFSTRSPHRPNPIALSVVDLLAIKGTTLRVQGLEALDGSPLLDLKPSLPLIEIPGKSRR, translated from the coding sequence ATGATGGAACTGGTAGCGATCGGGACGATCCGGTCCCCATACACAACACCCGACGACGCTCCGCGTCAGGGGTGGCTGAACGATGTGGAATCCGAGATCGAGGTCTACCCCGCGTATGCGGAGGGGCTCGAAGACCTCGAAGGGTGCGATCGTCTGGTCGTTCTCTACTGGCTGGACCGTGCAGACCGCTCTCTTCTCAGGGCGACCCCGCCCGGCCAGACCCGTTCGAGAGGCGTCTTCTCGACCCGGTCCCCGCACCGCCCCAACCCCATCGCCCTCTCGGTCGTCGACCTCCTTGCAATCAAGGGGACGACCCTCCGGGTGCAGGGACTTGAGGCCCTTGACGGCAGCCCCCTCCTCGACCTCAAGCCCTCTCTGCCGCTGATCGAGATCCCTGGGAAATCCAGAAGGTGA